From Pseudomonas sp. StFLB209, a single genomic window includes:
- a CDS encoding fimbrial protein produces MKPVSRGALGAFALVGALQIQPAIAQSTCWIRPDNNPSMTYDLNLGAVYVPRDAVAGSVIGIFEQPFGLISNEGRYVECQNDGVSVLTFITRSLAPIFPGNLPPVLGQDFNGKVYETGVPGIGAVIRLGHPFDGLAADAFEPQGEPLVPFMALLRANIAALPITPLQGQVTLVKTGPIAAGPHMVDTALFHGQFSLVPRAIDFHIRANVIQAQCNAAAVSDDPVKLGEWRATQFSAPGTTTTPTPFSIRLSNCDSDPNDDNLAWATVRLDGVNGSTPVPGVDGAFSLTSDSTAQGVAVQILRGDGVTPIALQQEVPIATLTPGDTVLDLSARYYQTAQANGVKAGQAKGSLSFTISYQ; encoded by the coding sequence ATGAAACCTGTTTCACGAGGCGCCCTGGGCGCCTTTGCCCTGGTCGGCGCGTTACAGATCCAGCCGGCCATAGCGCAAAGTACCTGCTGGATCAGGCCCGATAACAACCCGAGCATGACCTACGACCTTAATCTGGGCGCGGTGTATGTACCCAGAGACGCGGTCGCAGGCAGTGTGATCGGCATTTTCGAGCAGCCATTTGGCCTGATCTCCAATGAGGGCCGCTATGTAGAGTGCCAGAACGATGGCGTGTCGGTACTGACCTTCATTACCCGCTCGCTGGCACCGATTTTCCCCGGCAACCTGCCACCGGTGCTGGGTCAGGACTTCAATGGCAAGGTGTACGAGACCGGTGTGCCGGGCATCGGTGCAGTGATCCGCCTGGGCCATCCGTTCGATGGCCTGGCAGCGGACGCCTTTGAGCCGCAGGGTGAGCCGCTGGTGCCGTTCATGGCCTTGCTGCGCGCGAATATTGCGGCCTTGCCGATCACCCCATTGCAGGGCCAGGTGACACTGGTCAAGACCGGCCCGATCGCGGCGGGGCCGCACATGGTCGACACCGCACTGTTTCATGGCCAGTTCAGCCTGGTGCCGCGCGCCATCGACTTCCATATCCGCGCCAATGTGATCCAGGCCCAGTGCAACGCTGCGGCCGTCAGTGACGACCCGGTCAAGCTCGGTGAATGGCGCGCCACGCAGTTCAGCGCACCGGGCACCACCACCACCCCCACGCCGTTCAGCATTCGCTTGAGCAACTGTGACAGCGACCCCAATGATGACAATCTCGCCTGGGCCACGGTGCGCCTGGACGGCGTCAACGGTTCGACTCCGGTGCCGGGAGTGGACGGGGCCTTTTCCCTGACCAGCGACTCCACCGCCCAGGGCGTCGCGGTCCAGATTCTGCGCGGCGATGGCGTCACCCCGATTGCCTTGCAACAAGAGGTGCCGATCGCCACCCTGACCCCAGGCGACACCGTACTGGACCTCAGTGCCCGCTACTACCAGACCGCTCAGGCCAATGGCGTCAAGGCCGGCCAGGCCAAAGGCTCACTGAGCTTCACCATCAGTTACCAGTGA
- a CDS encoding fimbria/pilus outer membrane usher protein, translating to MLLLIGPTGLTARLRLTLLLGASGGCLYFTPLMATATPLQAGSPPQFQAGFMRQAGTEGAAAAQLALSNLSGHSPLAPGRYPVSLTVNLKPFEPRSLDFHLDQVNGQLTACLPAQLLQDIGVNPAALAEPLPAADTCIDLPRLIPQASARFDSQRLSMALSIPQVAMRREVSGQIDPARWDSGINAAFVNYQLAAQQGSGRNGARHNSDDLYLNGGFNLGQWRLRSSQALRQNPQGQRQWTRAYTYAQRDLPGTHANLTLGETSTGGEVFRSLPIKGLVIATDMAMLPDVLQGYAPLIRGVANSRARLEVFNNGYPIYTTYVSAGPYLIDDLSIGGGSGELEVVLTEADGQVRRFTQPYSTLGNLMREGVWRYGLALGRYNPAGRLDEPLLAQASLALGTAWDLTLYGGLQGAGFYRAATLGVARDLGQFGALALDVSHSAADIDNRTTTSVSGQSYAVKYGKAFATDTSLRFAGYRYSTEGYRDFAEAVRERSHESTWRGSRRSRLEASVFQNLGKASTLSLTLSQEDFWHSTYQQRQFQLNFSHMHRGVSYNLFASQALQDDSRAGQDRQFGITLSFPLDLGHSNRATLGYLDSGGRHSQSARLTGSAMDQRLNYATSLGNDQHSGQSGSLSATWQAPFASLGAGFTQGRDYRSSSVNASGSVLLHAGGIELGPHLGETVALVHVPDIPGVGLNNVTGVKTNARGYALMPHLRPYRVNQLTLNTDALGADVEIDNGAAQVVPRRGAVIKNTFSARQVNRFVLTLSLENGQPLPFGAQVLDAEGTLLGNAGQGGQVLLVSHEQPQTLQVRWGEQHQQRCQLLLDPATMQQRQGYRLQALTCRA from the coding sequence ATGCTTTTGCTTATCGGCCCCACAGGGCTGACCGCCCGCTTGCGCCTGACATTACTGCTGGGCGCCAGTGGCGGTTGCCTTTACTTCACCCCCCTCATGGCCACCGCGACGCCATTGCAAGCCGGGTCGCCACCCCAGTTCCAGGCCGGTTTCATGCGTCAGGCCGGCACCGAGGGTGCGGCCGCCGCACAACTGGCGCTGTCGAACCTGAGCGGACACAGCCCTCTGGCGCCGGGCCGCTACCCGGTCAGCCTGACGGTCAACCTCAAGCCGTTCGAGCCACGCAGCCTGGATTTCCATCTCGATCAAGTCAACGGGCAACTGACCGCCTGCCTGCCAGCGCAGTTGCTGCAAGACATCGGCGTTAACCCGGCGGCGCTGGCCGAGCCGCTGCCCGCAGCCGACACCTGTATCGACCTGCCGCGTCTGATTCCCCAGGCCAGTGCCCGGTTCGACAGCCAGCGCCTGAGCATGGCGCTGTCGATTCCGCAAGTGGCGATGCGCCGCGAAGTCAGCGGCCAGATCGACCCGGCACGCTGGGACAGCGGCATCAATGCGGCGTTCGTCAACTATCAGTTGGCGGCGCAACAGGGCAGCGGGCGTAACGGCGCACGCCATAACAGCGACGACCTGTACCTCAATGGCGGCTTCAACCTCGGCCAGTGGCGGTTGCGCAGCAGCCAGGCCCTGCGGCAGAACCCTCAGGGCCAGCGCCAATGGACCCGCGCCTACACTTACGCGCAGCGGGACTTGCCGGGCACCCACGCCAACCTGACCCTGGGCGAGACCTCGACCGGCGGCGAGGTGTTCCGCAGCCTGCCGATCAAGGGCCTGGTGATCGCCACCGACATGGCCATGCTGCCCGACGTGCTGCAAGGCTACGCCCCGCTGATCCGTGGGGTGGCCAACAGCCGCGCCAGGCTTGAGGTGTTCAACAACGGCTATCCGATCTACACCACCTATGTCAGCGCCGGCCCCTACCTGATCGACGACCTGAGCATCGGCGGCGGCAGTGGCGAGCTGGAAGTGGTGCTGACCGAAGCCGACGGCCAGGTGCGGCGCTTTACCCAGCCCTACTCGACCCTTGGCAACCTGATGCGCGAGGGGGTGTGGCGCTACGGCCTGGCGCTGGGCCGCTACAACCCGGCGGGCAGGCTCGACGAGCCGCTGCTGGCACAAGCCAGCCTGGCGCTGGGCACCGCCTGGGACCTGACCCTGTACGGCGGCCTGCAAGGTGCGGGGTTCTATCGCGCCGCCACCCTGGGCGTGGCCCGCGACCTGGGTCAGTTTGGCGCGCTGGCGCTGGACGTCAGCCATTCTGCGGCGGACATCGACAACCGCACCACCACTAGCGTGTCGGGCCAAAGCTACGCGGTCAAATACGGCAAGGCGTTTGCCACCGATACCAGCCTGCGCTTTGCTGGCTACCGCTACTCCACCGAGGGCTACCGCGATTTTGCCGAGGCGGTGCGCGAGCGCAGCCACGAGAGTACCTGGCGCGGCAGCCGCCGCAGCCGCCTGGAGGCTTCAGTGTTCCAGAATCTGGGCAAGGCCAGCACCCTGAGCCTGACCCTGTCGCAGGAAGATTTCTGGCACAGCACCTACCAGCAGCGCCAGTTCCAGCTCAACTTCAGCCATATGCATCGCGGGGTCAGCTACAACCTGTTCGCCTCGCAAGCCCTGCAGGACGACAGCCGCGCCGGCCAGGACCGTCAGTTCGGCATTACCCTGTCGTTCCCGCTGGACCTGGGCCACTCCAACCGCGCCACGCTGGGCTACCTCGACAGCGGTGGCCGTCACAGCCAAAGCGCACGGCTGACCGGCAGCGCCATGGATCAGCGCCTGAACTACGCCACCTCGCTGGGTAATGACCAGCACAGCGGCCAGTCCGGCTCGCTGTCCGCCACCTGGCAGGCACCGTTCGCCAGCCTGGGCGCCGGCTTCACCCAGGGCCGCGATTACCGCAGCAGCTCGGTCAACGCCAGCGGCTCGGTGTTGCTGCATGCCGGTGGTATCGAGCTGGGCCCGCACCTGGGCGAAACCGTCGCGCTGGTCCATGTGCCGGACATCCCCGGCGTCGGTCTGAACAACGTGACCGGGGTCAAGACCAATGCCCGAGGCTACGCGCTGATGCCGCACCTGCGCCCCTATCGGGTCAACCAGTTGACGCTGAACACCGACGCACTGGGTGCCGACGTGGAAATCGACAACGGTGCAGCGCAAGTGGTGCCGCGCCGGGGTGCGGTCATCAAAAACACCTTCAGCGCCCGTCAGGTCAACCGCTTCGTGTTGACCCTGAGCCTGGAAAACGGCCAGCCGTTGCCATTCGGCGCCCAGGTGCTCGATGCCGAAGGCACGCTGCTGGGTAACGCCGGCCAGGGCGGCCAGGTGCTGCTGGTCAGTCACGAGCAGCCGCAGACCTTACAGGTACGCTGGGGTGAACAGCACCAGCAACGCTGCCAGTTGCTGCTGGACCCGGCGACCATGCAGCAGCGCCAGGGCTATCGCCTGCAAGCGCTGACCTGCCGTGCCTGA
- a CDS encoding fimbrial biogenesis chaperone, which produces MSLSFMARGRPALLAGALLLGQFPASHAALTVSGTRVVFPGDKNSVSLIVSNPSAQPFAVQTWVNTADDDTTTAVPFMITPPLFRLDPGQDQQLIINKLPHELPTDRESLFYFNVQEIPQAHDAGTQNLLNIALRTRLKLFYRPAGLKGGPTSQLKELQWSVQQVGGQTRLQVDNPGPFHVSFTRMDISGNGQTQRLNSPPMVAPMSRQSYPLPGVKATSGLQVTFAAINDYGGVSDDHSAALQFRP; this is translated from the coding sequence ATGTCTTTGTCTTTCATGGCCAGGGGCCGCCCCGCCCTGCTGGCCGGCGCCTTGTTGCTCGGTCAGTTTCCTGCCAGCCACGCCGCGCTGACGGTCAGTGGCACCCGCGTGGTGTTTCCCGGCGACAAGAACAGCGTGTCGTTGATCGTGTCCAACCCCAGTGCGCAGCCCTTCGCGGTGCAGACCTGGGTCAATACCGCCGACGACGACACCACCACCGCCGTGCCCTTCATGATCACCCCGCCGCTGTTTCGGCTCGACCCCGGCCAGGACCAACAGTTGATCATCAACAAATTGCCTCACGAACTGCCCACCGACCGCGAGTCGCTGTTCTATTTCAATGTTCAGGAAATTCCCCAGGCCCATGACGCCGGCACGCAAAACCTGCTCAACATCGCCCTGCGCACCCGTTTGAAGCTGTTCTACCGGCCTGCCGGGCTCAAGGGCGGGCCTACCAGCCAGCTCAAAGAACTGCAGTGGTCAGTGCAGCAGGTCGGCGGCCAGACCCGCTTGCAGGTCGACAACCCCGGTCCCTTCCATGTGTCGTTCACCCGCATGGACATCAGCGGCAATGGCCAAACCCAGCGCCTGAACAGCCCGCCCATGGTCGCCCCCATGAGCCGGCAAAGCTACCCGCTACCGGGTGTCAAGGCCACCAGCGGCCTGCAGGTCACGTTCGCCGCCATCAACGACTACGGCGGTGTCAGCGACGATCACAGCGCAGCACTTCAGTTCAGGCCCTGA
- a CDS encoding fimbrial protein has translation MKQALLALPLTLLMGVSANSALANTGTINFNGAITATTCPIQIIDPVTGNPTGSHVNIGIVSASQFTSAGQEIGNARFGLRLTPGGGCTVAPGDVASVTFTGTKDTTGNYFRFMPVDSPAGGVVAALRDDLGDPVLNGQPSRDFDLDDTLPTDMVFHVAHRSESATVTAGGTKADVRFSVAIN, from the coding sequence ATGAAACAAGCATTACTCGCCCTGCCGCTGACTCTGCTGATGGGCGTGAGCGCCAACTCGGCCCTGGCCAACACCGGCACCATCAACTTCAACGGTGCCATCACCGCCACCACCTGCCCGATCCAGATCATCGACCCGGTGACCGGCAACCCGACCGGCAGCCATGTGAACATCGGTATTGTTTCGGCCAGCCAATTCACCAGCGCCGGCCAGGAAATCGGCAACGCCCGCTTCGGCCTGCGCCTGACCCCGGGTGGCGGCTGCACCGTGGCGCCGGGCGACGTCGCCAGCGTGACCTTCACCGGCACCAAGGACACCACCGGCAACTACTTCCGCTTCATGCCGGTCGACAGCCCGGCAGGCGGCGTGGTGGCCGCCCTGCGTGACGACCTGGGTGACCCGGTGCTCAACGGCCAGCCATCGCGTGACTTCGACCTGGACGACACGCTGCCCACCGACATGGTGTTCCATGTCGCCCACCGCTCCGAGAGCGCCACGGTCACCGCTGGCGGCACCAAGGCTGACGTACGCTTCTCGGTAGCCATCAACTGA
- a CDS encoding RHS repeat domain-containing protein — MATALHSNALNFMSFIEGGVDPRTGLYTFSVNLPELHSDDLAGPAVPLALGFSPLNNEDTGLGLGWSLQLSRYNRDTRILSLSTGEAFKVTEVDGRGQMLMKEKKLDSFHAAELVGNQYRIAHKSGLVETLQEMGSDERPVALPVKIQSADGRQVTLSYEYFNGQPLLAEVRDRQRRLLTLQRNSTQVLLSLDPDHSAALFSFTLGGADNRVERISLPTVEQAGWRLQYQALGGLLHVSEVWTPSGAHESLRYDDAGHAFPGATGRPNLRRVTRHSTDPGRGQPPIEVGYSYGNRDVPAMQNFLGFNAPGLVWEDNGLDNLYRITGSYLYGSSEILLEGGQPVRTIERTFNRFHLLTEQLTTQGRKVRRSATRYHAGDDLDFDQQPAFFQLPDTVTDSWYDLDDPNRVRSETVKTRYDGFGNLLEEIKASGLSETRTWYPATGEPGQCPADPEGFVRQLASSTVTPASASHGEAAPVLRHRYRYQALASVADAGQPWLVMSEEELLQVQQSHETLLQRIESSYLDAPADRFGHGRLQQERLTLNGVTHLTDYRYSTNPERHVLHTEQTLSSSLDAERKLISLEHSLLSGLLLLTHEADNDVQIRYQYDALQRVTLETVAPDDPQYQASRQYRYGLVGAGGQTAWQEVTDVKGLTRRSELDGLSRVIEEQRQDVDGDNALRRTYTAQYDARGRLASETEYDWLGSRNLALTRRLGYDDWGQAVSETGPDGVLNFSLNEPFGWLDPQGAYMPAQLSWQQPNAATNERFGLTISQLNAFGKPHSIERFDLDGHSLGQQLNFYDGLGRCVQSLDLQGHATSYRYDVFDRLLCTTLPNGDQALRQFTAHSSAELPSQLQVLPANARLAAINVGEQDYDSLGRVVRLKTGTRTEQYRYAPGQAQASERISAAGASIHYRYAPGLTAEPLSTEAPDEQVSFDYDRLSAQLLSASNSQGSRHYRYDSTGQLREATWHTAQGNWTSEYQHSLLGRALHNSGIDGLHTDQRYDAQGRLQSLTQGTVQVAFEYDALGRRSRIVTSSPDNCLDTRLEYDEHSREVLRTLYPAGQSVLTLSQSWRNDDQLLERHLQQGSNSLVHETFNYDDRGRLIDYRCDGSQLPADEQGNRIEQQLFRFDALDNLTLSISRFADATSDRATYSYAADDSCRLQQITHTHASYPAYIDFAYDADGNQLNDQHGRRLHYDSQGRLLDLHGPAGEPLGQYRYDGHNNLLSVTEDNAEPRWHFFDEQGLGSTVQAQTHTHYLSESGTPLAQQRNDGEPALLLACNAANSVVAELRDQQYHHALYNAWGQRSSGQDQPLLSTAGFNGEPHDTLTGCYLLGQGYRAYNPALMRFHSPDSLSPFGAGGLNPYAYCLGNPVAFQDPSGHSVGQLEYSRFKPNVGGIALNLLISAVFTGLAIGTLGSATPFIMAISIAGAGAGVIGTGYTTAAMLQRDPKKAQQQSEIGAAAHRLEMLFGLAFMAKGMGKWLVKKTAALPLKRDWRGNAEELWQTKYKFMGSSADQQPLIQDMQVYNRFRPSKATQTEDFLINPRPQTSPLSSPAVSRQTSISSSGSSAVSEASLPVQAAPKIVGKPIPPSAQWPTVQSASGLKHATGLPTAGNPTYQFTVPEIRKPN, encoded by the coding sequence ATGGCCACTGCCCTGCACTCCAACGCCCTGAACTTCATGAGTTTCATCGAGGGAGGTGTCGACCCACGCACCGGGCTGTATACCTTCAGCGTCAACCTGCCGGAACTGCACAGCGATGACCTGGCCGGCCCCGCCGTGCCGCTGGCGCTGGGCTTCAGCCCACTGAATAACGAAGACACCGGCCTGGGCCTGGGCTGGAGTCTGCAACTGAGCCGCTACAACCGCGATACGCGGATCCTGTCGCTGAGCACCGGCGAAGCCTTCAAAGTCACCGAGGTCGATGGCCGCGGACAAATGCTGATGAAAGAGAAAAAGCTCGACAGCTTTCATGCTGCCGAGCTGGTCGGTAATCAGTACCGCATCGCTCACAAGTCCGGGCTGGTCGAGACCCTGCAGGAAATGGGCAGCGATGAGCGCCCGGTTGCGCTGCCAGTAAAGATCCAGTCGGCCGATGGCCGCCAGGTGACCCTGAGCTACGAGTATTTCAACGGCCAGCCACTGCTGGCCGAGGTGCGTGACCGCCAGCGCCGCCTGCTGACGCTGCAACGCAACAGCACTCAGGTGCTGCTGAGCCTGGACCCGGACCACAGTGCTGCGCTGTTCAGCTTTACTCTGGGCGGCGCGGACAACCGGGTCGAACGCATCAGCTTGCCCACCGTTGAGCAGGCCGGCTGGCGCCTGCAATACCAGGCATTGGGCGGCCTGCTGCACGTCAGCGAAGTCTGGACCCCCAGCGGTGCCCACGAAAGCCTGCGCTACGACGATGCCGGGCATGCCTTCCCTGGCGCCACCGGGCGGCCCAACCTGCGTCGGGTGACCCGGCACAGTACCGACCCCGGCCGGGGCCAGCCCCCCATCGAAGTGGGTTACAGCTATGGCAACCGTGACGTGCCGGCGATGCAGAATTTTCTGGGTTTCAACGCTCCGGGGCTGGTGTGGGAAGACAACGGCCTGGACAACCTGTACAGAATCACCGGCAGCTACCTGTACGGCAGCAGCGAAATCCTGCTGGAGGGCGGCCAGCCGGTGCGCACCATCGAGCGCACCTTCAACCGCTTCCATCTGCTGACCGAACAACTCACCACCCAAGGCCGCAAGGTACGCCGCAGCGCCACGCGCTACCACGCAGGCGACGATCTGGATTTCGACCAGCAGCCTGCCTTTTTCCAGTTGCCCGACACCGTGACCGACAGTTGGTACGACCTTGACGACCCCAACCGGGTGCGCAGCGAAACGGTGAAAACCCGCTATGACGGCTTTGGCAATCTGCTCGAAGAAATCAAAGCCAGCGGCCTCAGCGAAACCCGCACCTGGTACCCGGCAACCGGTGAGCCCGGCCAGTGCCCGGCTGACCCTGAGGGCTTCGTGCGTCAGTTGGCCAGCAGCACCGTGACCCCTGCGTCGGCCAGCCATGGTGAGGCCGCCCCGGTGCTGCGCCATCGCTATCGCTACCAGGCCCTGGCCAGCGTTGCCGACGCCGGCCAGCCCTGGCTGGTGATGAGCGAAGAAGAGTTGCTGCAAGTGCAGCAAAGCCATGAGACGCTGCTGCAACGCATTGAGTCAAGCTACCTCGACGCACCGGCTGACCGCTTCGGGCATGGCCGCCTGCAGCAGGAGCGCCTGACCCTCAATGGCGTGACCCACCTCACCGATTACCGCTACAGCACTAACCCGGAGCGGCACGTGCTGCACACCGAGCAGACGCTCAGCAGCAGCCTGGATGCCGAGCGCAAGCTGATCAGCCTGGAGCATTCGTTGCTCAGTGGCTTGCTGCTGTTGACCCATGAGGCCGACAACGATGTGCAGATCCGCTACCAGTACGATGCCCTGCAACGGGTGACGCTGGAGACCGTGGCCCCGGATGACCCGCAGTACCAGGCGAGCCGCCAATACCGCTATGGGCTGGTGGGCGCTGGCGGGCAAACGGCCTGGCAGGAAGTCACCGACGTCAAGGGGCTGACCCGGCGTAGCGAGCTGGACGGCCTGAGCCGGGTCATCGAAGAACAACGCCAGGACGTCGATGGCGACAACGCCCTGCGGCGTACCTATACCGCGCAGTACGACGCCCGCGGTCGGCTGGCCAGCGAGACCGAATACGATTGGCTGGGCAGCCGTAACCTGGCCCTGACCCGCCGGTTGGGATACGACGACTGGGGCCAGGCGGTCAGCGAAACCGGCCCCGATGGGGTGCTCAACTTCAGCCTGAACGAGCCCTTTGGCTGGCTGGACCCGCAGGGCGCCTATATGCCGGCCCAGCTCAGTTGGCAACAACCCAATGCCGCCACCAATGAACGCTTTGGTCTGACCATCAGCCAGCTTAATGCCTTTGGCAAGCCACACAGCATTGAACGTTTCGATCTGGACGGCCACAGCCTGGGCCAGCAACTGAACTTCTATGACGGCCTGGGCCGCTGTGTGCAAAGCCTCGACCTGCAGGGCCACGCCACGTCCTACCGCTACGACGTCTTTGACCGGCTACTGTGCACCACCTTGCCCAATGGCGACCAGGCGCTGCGCCAGTTCACCGCGCACAGCAGCGCCGAGCTGCCCAGTCAGCTTCAAGTGCTGCCGGCCAATGCACGCCTGGCAGCGATTAACGTGGGCGAGCAGGACTACGACAGCCTGGGGCGGGTGGTGCGGCTCAAGACCGGTACGCGCACCGAACAGTATCGCTACGCGCCCGGCCAGGCTCAGGCCAGCGAGCGGATCAGCGCTGCCGGTGCGTCGATTCACTACCGTTACGCACCGGGGCTGACCGCCGAGCCGCTGAGCACCGAAGCCCCCGACGAGCAGGTGAGCTTCGACTACGACCGGCTCAGTGCGCAGTTGCTCAGCGCCAGTAACAGCCAGGGCAGCCGCCATTACCGTTACGACAGCACCGGGCAACTGCGTGAAGCCACTTGGCACACCGCACAAGGCAATTGGACATCCGAGTACCAGCACTCGCTGCTGGGCCGGGCGTTGCACAACAGCGGCATCGACGGTTTGCACACTGACCAGCGCTATGATGCGCAAGGCCGGCTGCAATCACTGACCCAAGGTACTGTTCAGGTCGCGTTCGAATACGACGCGCTGGGCCGGCGCAGCCGGATTGTCACCAGCAGCCCGGACAACTGCCTGGACACCCGCCTGGAATACGACGAGCACTCGCGCGAGGTGCTGCGCACTCTTTACCCCGCAGGCCAATCGGTACTGACCCTGAGCCAGAGCTGGCGCAATGATGACCAGTTGCTTGAGCGCCATCTGCAGCAAGGCAGCAACAGCCTGGTGCATGAAACATTCAACTATGACGACCGTGGCCGGCTGATCGACTACCGCTGCGATGGCAGCCAGTTGCCTGCCGACGAACAGGGCAACCGCATCGAGCAGCAGCTGTTTCGCTTCGATGCGCTGGATAACCTGACCCTGAGCATCAGCCGGTTTGCCGACGCGACCTCTGACCGTGCAACCTACAGCTACGCGGCCGACGACTCCTGCCGCTTGCAGCAGATCACCCACACCCACGCCAGCTACCCAGCCTACATCGACTTCGCCTACGACGCGGACGGCAACCAGCTCAATGACCAGCACGGCCGCCGCCTGCACTACGATAGCCAGGGCCGCTTGCTGGACCTGCACGGCCCCGCCGGCGAACCCTTGGGGCAGTACCGCTATGACGGTCACAACAACCTGCTGAGCGTCACCGAAGACAACGCCGAGCCGCGCTGGCATTTCTTTGATGAGCAGGGGCTGGGCAGCACCGTCCAGGCGCAAACCCACACCCATTACCTCAGCGAGAGCGGCACGCCGCTGGCGCAGCAGCGCAACGACGGCGAGCCGGCGCTGTTGCTGGCCTGCAACGCGGCAAACAGTGTGGTGGCCGAGTTGCGGGATCAGCAGTACCACCATGCGTTGTATAACGCCTGGGGGCAACGCAGCAGCGGGCAAGACCAGCCGCTGCTCAGCACCGCCGGCTTCAATGGCGAACCGCACGACACGCTGACCGGCTGCTACCTGCTGGGCCAGGGTTACCGCGCCTACAACCCGGCGCTGATGCGGTTTCACAGCCCCGACAGCCTGAGCCCATTCGGCGCCGGCGGGCTGAACCCCTATGCCTACTGCCTGGGCAACCCGGTGGCCTTCCAGGACCCCAGCGGCCACAGCGTCGGCCAGCTCGAATACAGCCGGTTCAAACCCAACGTCGGCGGCATCGCCTTGAATCTGCTGATCAGCGCGGTCTTCACAGGTCTTGCCATCGGCACTTTGGGCTCGGCCACGCCGTTCATCATGGCCATCAGCATCGCCGGCGCCGGCGCCGGCGTGATCGGCACCGGCTACACCACCGCCGCGATGCTGCAACGCGACCCGAAAAAGGCCCAGCAACAGAGTGAAATCGGTGCAGCCGCTCATCGCCTGGAGATGCTTTTCGGCTTAGCGTTCATGGCCAAGGGCATGGGCAAGTGGTTGGTGAAAAAAACTGCGGCCCTGCCGTTGAAACGTGACTGGCGAGGCAATGCCGAAGAGCTCTGGCAAACAAAGTACAAGTTCATGGGGAGCTCCGCTGACCAGCAACCCCTGATACAGGACATGCAGGTCTACAATCGTTTCAGACCGAGTAAAGCAACGCAGACTGAAGATTTTCTTATCAACCCAAGGCCGCAAACGTCGCCTTTGTCGTCGCCAGCAGTCAGCCGGCAAACGAGCATCTCAAGCTCTGGCAGCAGCGCTGTAAGCGAAGCATCGCTCCCGGTACAGGCAGCGCCGAAGATAGTTGGAAAACCCATTCCCCCATCAGCGCAATGGCCAACAGTGCAGAGCGCTAGCGGGCTGAAACATGCTACGGGCCTTCCAACAGCTGGCAATCCGACCTATCAGTTCACGGTCCCGGAAATCAGAAAACCGAACTGA